The following coding sequences are from one Solea solea chromosome 11, fSolSol10.1, whole genome shotgun sequence window:
- the fbxw12 gene encoding F-box/WD repeat-containing protein 12: MEPTLISDCLIHVFTFLPEGDLISASTVCKDWYDAANTPWLWRRLCLQRWTFCNLHVLGTEHMNNSWKMYFLRRCHLEAKMGKGRTGGYTCKSLRGHTGSVVGLVYLQGNLAQNPDLQNSSATVCSASSDGTVRAWSIQNGELLWCTPVQDPLSSIITDEQRDVVVTADSTGLIKTWRGSTGQEVASFPAGSPHCTLLQYDVNNDWFLTVGTGGGSVCTLADSTLSKKSSVKVCDTFRVNILKVSPNKKWIVAGTKDNDDLSPKLIYTESLTTPSEDEDPLCRAVPVAGCSAAVFVPTQPARLAVVHQTVPSDNKALTVFDVSIKKSKYKSEIQVQQVESFPLSLNTWSSHVLLEAKDSNCLVLSCDRELWVYSLKGALLANFKEHTMSISSICLDSFRVVTASQDLSLNVLMWKNDRDAGLTLESRYHLLGGSHTMSRGFTHVACDYTSIVASAEGTNGKDVLKAYFFTS, encoded by the exons ATGGAGCCAACTTTGATCAGCGACTGTCTCATTCACGTGTTTACATTCCTGCCGGAAGGAGATTTAATCTCTGCTTCAACTGTGTGTAAG GACTGGTATGACGCTGCAAACACTCCCTGGTTATGGAG GAGGTTGTGTCTGCAGCGCTGGACTTTCTGTAATCTCCATGTTTTGGGGACTGAGCATATGAATAATTCGTGGAAGATGTACTTCCTGCGACGATGCCACCTCGAGGCAAAGATGGGGAAAGGACGAACAGGAGGTTACACCTGCAAAAGCCTCAGAGGACACACGG GCAGTGTGGTGGGGCTCGTGTACCTGCAGGGGAATTTAGCCCAGAATCCGGACCTCCAGAACAGCAGCGCCACAGTCTGCAGTGCCTCTTCTGATGGTACAGTCCGAGCGTGGAGCATCCAGAAT gGTGAGCTCCTGTGGTGCACTCCTGTCCAGGATCCACTGAGCAGCATCATCACTGATGAACAGCGTGACGTGGTGGTCACAGCAGACTCCACAGGTCTCATTAAGACCTGGCGGGGCAGCACTGGCCAGGAGGTGGCCTCGTTTCCTGCCGGGTCTCCACACTGCACTTTACTTCAGTACGACGTCAACAACGACTGGTTTCTCACT GTTGGAACAGGTGGGGGATCTGTGTGTACACTCGCTGATTCAACTCTGTCTAAGAAGTCCAGCGTGAAGGTGTGTGACACCTTCAGAGTCAACATACTCAAGGTTTCGCCCAACAAGAAATGGATCGTAGCTGGAACCAAGGACAATGATGATTTAAGTCCAAAG CTGATCTACACAGAGAGTTTGACGACTCCGTCTGAGGATGAAGATCCTCTGTGCCGGGCGGTGCCAGTCGCCGGGTGCTCGGCTGCTGTCTTCGTCCCCACCCAGCCTGCCAGACTGGCCGTCGTGCACCAAACCGTGCCCTCAGACAACAAAGCCCTCACTGTCTTCGACGTCAGCATTAAAAAGAGCAAGTACAAGTCGGAGATCCAGG TCCAGCAGGTGGAGTCCTTTCCCTTGTCCCTGAACACCTGGTCCTCACACGTCCTTCTGGAGGCCAAGGACAGCAACTGCTTAGTGCTGTCGTGTGACCGGGAGCTGTGGGTGTACTCGCTGAAAGGAGCTCTCCTCGCTAACTTTAAAGAGCACACCATGTCCATCTCCTCTATATGTTTG GACAGCTTCCGTGTGGTGACGGCGTCTCAGGATCTCTCCTTAAACGTACTGatgtggaaaaatgaccgaGACGCTGGGCTGACCCTGGAGAGCAGATACCACTTGTTGGGAGGGTCTCACACAATGTCCAG AGGCTTCACTCATGTTGCCTGCGACTACACCAGCATTGTGGCCTCAGCAGAAGGAACAAATGGGAAAGACGTCTTAAAGGCTTATTTCTTCACATCCTGA
- the ptpdc1b gene encoding protein tyrosine phosphatase domain-containing protein 1 gives MALQAKTTGGALMEYFTAPRANYTIVGEAIRYVIPAEVQCSVGCGGQACKYDSPTHWRDDQQAIKGLYSSWVTDHLLATSRPSTEIIEKYHIIDQFRRNGIKTLINLQLPGEHAHCGNPLEPESGFSYRPEVFMENNIYFYNFGWSDYGVANLTTVLDMVKVLAFALQEGKTAIHCHAGLGRTGVLLACFLAYATRMTANQAILYVRAKRPGSIQTRGQLRCVRQFVQFLAPLRSVFSCAEPWSNPVTLTQYLNRQRHVLHGNERKELRHLPKIVRLICRLLMDIADNREVIEEDILEAPDIYDIEMTLSMIEKLGPGLFANRPRLPGTPTLPRHFNEPAIFYHRKSLSYSESDLRRLGSELNLLTQPLQSLSQNNVDMSVVQCQGWGSNTSDTLTGSLWHLKNVEKQKDGSILLKKVKSSPKIQRSESMGNNNPVKKGCMLSRWKVEQREELVMNGLKSGGTESEVPFITLQSELSLGARRVLVAQALAVDLFQDGEEEHKCKVFAWQAELNQGGAWERLCMERDPFILTGLMWAWLEQLKEPVVSIQDVKTLNPDNTDAQTVLNTLDQAPKETLSCILDCLAHMLMIPEEVEHAFLNRIIKAFTWMDSNSDEGRSVYESMTRVLRCVLEDMRRMASSTEGAPWSPFSSHCLPYM, from the exons ATGGCGCTCCAAGCAAAGACAACAGGTGGAGCTCTGATGGAATACT TCACTGCCCCCAGAGCCAATTACACAATAGTAGGAGAAGCAATAAGATACGTCATCCCGGCAGAAGTGCAATGCTCGGTCGGCTGCGGAGGTCAAGCCTGCAAGTATGACAGCCCGACTCATTGGAGAGATGACCAGCAGGCTATCAAAGGCCTCTACTCATCCTG GGTTACAGATCATCTTCTCGCCACATCCAGACCCTCAACAGAGATCATCGAGAAATATCACATTATCGATCAATTCAGAAG gAATGGCATCAAAACACTCATCAACCTACAGTTACCTGGCGAACACGCCCACTGTGGGAACCCTCTGGAGCCGGAGAGCGGCTTCTCATATCGCCCAGAGGTCTTTATGGAAAACAACA TTTATTTCTACAATTTTGGCTGGAGTGACTATGGAGTGGCCAATCTCACCACTGTGCTGGACATGGTGAAGGTGTTGGCTTTTGCCCTGCAGGAGGGAAAAACAGCCATCCACTGTCACGCTGGTCTTGGTAGAACAG GTGTGCTGTTAGCATGTTTCTTGGCCTACGCTACCAGGATGACCGCAAACCAGGCTATCTTATATGTGCGCGCTAAACGTCCCGGCTCAATCCAGACCAGAGGTCAGCTTCGTTGTGTCCGGCAGTTTGTCCAGTTCCTCGCCCCGTTGAGGAGCGTGTTCTCCTGTGCTGAACCCTGGTCTAACCCAGTCACGTTGACCCAGTACCTGAACCGTCAGAGACACGTCCTGCATGGCAACGAGAGGAAGGAGCTGAGGCACCTACCAAAGATTGTCCGGCTGATATGTAGACTGCTGATGGACATTGCAGATAATCGAGAGGTGATTGAGGAGGACATTCTGGAGGCCCCTGATATTTATGACATAGAGATGACTCTGTCCATGATTGAGAAGCTGGGCCCTGGACTATTTGCAAATAGGCCCCGCTTACCAGGTACGCCGACCTTACCCAGACATTTCAATGAGCCGGCCATCTTCTACCACCGCAAAAGTCTGAGCTACAGCGAGTCCGACTTGAGAAGACTGGGCTCAGAACTCAATCTCCTCACGCAACCTCTCCAATCCCTGTCCCAGAATAATGTTGACATGTCTGTTGTACAGTGTCAAGGTTGGGGCAGCAACACATCTGACACCTTGACAGGCTCACTGTGGCATCTCAAGAATGTAGAGAAGCAAAAAGATGGATCCATTCTATTGAAGAAAGTGAAGTCAAGCCCCAAAATCCAGCGCAGTGAGTCCATGGGAAACAATAATCCTGTCAAAAAAGGGTGCATGCTGTCCAGGTGGAAGGTtgagcagagggaggagctgGTGATGAATGGGTTGAAGTCAGGCGGCACGGAGTCAGAGGTGCCGTTCATCACCTTGCAGTCAGAGTTGTCCCTGGGCGCCAGGAGGGTGCTCGTGGCTCAGGCCCTGGCAGTGGACCTTTTTCAGGACGGGGAGGAAGAGCACAAGTGCAAAGTCTTCGCCTGGCAG GCGGAGCTGAACCAAGGTGGTGCGTGGGAGAGGCTGTGTATGGAGCGGGATCCCTTCATCCTCACTGGACTCATGTGGGCATGGTTGGAGCAGTTAAAAGAGCCCGTGGTCTCCATTCAGGATGTCAAGACCCTGAATCCCGACAACACCGATGCTCAAACTGTCCTCAACACACTTGACCAG GCTCCTAAAGAAACATTATCATGCATACTGGATTGTCTGGCTCATATGCTGATGATACCAGAGGAGGTTGAACACGCATTCCTGAATCGTATCATCAAGGCTTTCACCTGG ATGGATTCCAACTCGGATGAGGGGAGAAGCGTGTACGAGTCCATGACAAGAGTCCTTCGGTGTGTCCTCGAGGACATGAGACGTATGGCCAGCAGCACAGAGGGGGCACCTTGGTCTCCCTTCTCTTCACATTGCCTGCCATACATGTAA